The following is a genomic window from bacterium.
AAATAGGACAGGAACTTTCATGTTACCTCCACAATGCTCTTATTGTACGAATAAGAGGAAAAGCTCTGATGGATTTCAGAATATATTCTCTATGCTTATTTGTATCGCCTTTTTTAAGATATAAAACACCTGTCTGATAGTAGTATTTAGCCAAAACTCTCCTGTGCTTTTTAAGGTCATTATGTATTTTCTCAAACAGTATTTCTCTGCCTTTAATTATAGAGTCTATGTTAGATGACATTCTTTTATTGTGAATGCGTATTTTGGCAAGAGGTTGGGAAACATAATCAAAAGTAAATTTTCTCGATATTCTTATTAACAATTCCAAATCTATTCGGTATGGTAAATTTTCATCTAATAACCCGCATTCCTTAAAACATTCTCTTTTCACCAAAACCGTAGAACCGGCGCCCAAAACTACATTTCTTCTTGCTCCGAGAAGATATAGAAAAATATTCCCTTTATATGCAGGCAGTTTTTCTTCTCTTATTTCTTCTGAGCTTTCATCAATATATCCTATACCACAGTAAACAACTCCGGGATTAAATTTACTGTTTTTAAAAACAGCTAATTGTTTTTCTATCTTTGTAGATAGCCATATGTCGTCAGAATCAAGAAAGGCAATATATTCGCCTTTTGCATTTCCTATTCCTTTATTTCGTGCAAAAGAAGCGCCTTTATGGTCTTGCCTGATATAAATAATCTTTTTATCGTTAAAATTATTTATGATTTGTTCTGTATCATCCATAGAGCCATCATCTATTACGATGATTTCGAATTCTTTATATGTTTGTCGTAAAACGCTCTGGATTGTTGCTTGTAAAGTTAAAGCTCTATTATAGGTAGGAATGATTACGCTGACTAAAGGGTTTTTCATATATTCATCTGATTAGATTCAAAGATTCATCCAATGCAAAAAGTTGATTTCTATAAAAATTATAATTGGAAGAGTTACCTTTTTTTATCTTTTTCAATTCTTCGAAAATAAACTGGGTTATTATTTTAAACGCAAAAGTCAGATTGTATAAATTGCGGAATTTCGTCTCGTCAATATCTATACTGTAATTTTTCATAACAGAGCAATAATAATTTAAACACTCGTTTCTAAATTTAGAAAGGGTCATAGTATCATTTATTCCACAGTCAATGCTTTTTTCTATCAAATAAACCAAATCCAAAGTAACAGGAGCAAACGAAACATTTTCCCAATCTATAAGACGTAATTCTTTAAGTTCAATACTATCCTGTTGTATTGTATACAAGTGATGATATTCAAAACAGCCGTGTATTAGGCTATGAGGCGCATCAAGCAAAGAACTGAACGTTTCCTTTGAGTTTTTAATCACAGTTTTAAAAAAAACTGCGTCTTTTTGTAAGATCGGTCTCGTTTCAAAATACCGCATATATTTTGCAAATAGCATTATAAATCTAATGCTATTCATTTTATTTTGCCATTGCCTTTTAAAACAAGGAGCCCAATCCATTTCTTTATTGTTAATCACGGAAGAATTACTGTAAAACTTCGCATGTAAAAAAGCCATAAATTCTATAGGTTTTTTAAAATCTTCAAAAGAAATATTGGCTGAAGGCAATTGTTTTAGCTCTTCCAACAATATCCAACAATATCCATATTTTTTTATAACAC
Proteins encoded in this region:
- a CDS encoding glycosyltransferase, translated to MKNPLVSVIIPTYNRALTLQATIQSVLRQTYKEFEIIVIDDGSMDDTEQIINNFNDKKIIYIRQDHKGASFARNKGIGNAKGEYIAFLDSDDIWLSTKIEKQLAVFKNSKFNPGVVYCGIGYIDESSEEIREEKLPAYKGNIFLYLLGARRNVVLGAGSTVLVKRECFKECGLLDENLPYRIDLELLIRISRKFTFDYVSQPLAKIRIHNKRMSSNIDSIIKGREILFEKIHNDLKKHRRVLAKYYYQTGVLYLKKGDTNKHREYILKSIRAFPLIRTIRALWR